The following are encoded together in the uncultured Sphaerochaeta sp. genome:
- the pflB gene encoding formate C-acetyltransferase has translation MSEDTYYEINTRKYITEHYTPYDGDESFLAGPTERTEKLWGELKELLEVERQRGGMYDIDEHTISTIVSHKNGYINQDLEQIVGLQTDEPLKRAIMPFGGIRLVHTELKAYDRTLPESIDEVFKYRKTHNDGVFDVYTEQMRKVRHSGIITGLPDAYGRGRIIGDYRRVSLYGIDYLIKEKQSAKDNYHFDAMTEEVIRDREELSEQIRSLLELKEMAATYGYDISKPATNTKEAIQWLYFAFLAATKEQNGAAMSLGRVSTFLDIYAEEDLGSGRFSESEIQELVDHFIMKLRIIRFLRTPSYDELFSGDPTWVTESIGGVGHDGRHLVTKMSYRFLHSLTNLGPAPEPNLTVLWSDRLPQSFKKFCARLSIETSSIQYENDDLMRKDYGDDYGIACCVSAMELGRQMQFFGARVNLAKALLYAINGGRDEKSGEQIGPKLAPVGDDILDYDTVLDRYEAMSSWLAKLYIDTLNVIHYMHDKYSYERLEMALHDAKVMRTMAGGIAGLSVVADSLSAIKYAKVRPIRDERGLAVDFEIDGDFPTYGNNDEQVDAIAKDLVRGFITKMRRHRTYRKSIPTLSVLTITSNVVYGKKTGSTPDGRKAGEPFAPGANPMHGRDKKGCVASMKSVAKLSYDDAQDGISYTFSIIPQTLGKDKQMQVANLVTLLDGYFIEEGHHINVNVMEKETLLDAMDHPEKYPQLTIRVSGYAVNFIKLTREQQLDVINRTFHGSL, from the coding sequence ATGAGTGAAGATACATATTACGAAATCAATACGAGAAAGTACATCACAGAACACTACACCCCCTATGACGGGGACGAATCCTTCCTTGCAGGGCCAACTGAACGGACAGAAAAATTATGGGGGGAGCTCAAGGAGCTTCTCGAGGTTGAACGCCAACGTGGCGGAATGTATGACATCGATGAACATACCATCTCCACCATAGTCAGCCACAAGAACGGATACATCAACCAAGATCTTGAACAAATTGTCGGGTTGCAGACTGATGAACCACTCAAGCGTGCCATCATGCCCTTTGGAGGTATCAGACTGGTACATACCGAGTTGAAAGCATACGATCGTACCCTTCCAGAATCCATCGATGAAGTGTTCAAGTATCGCAAGACACACAATGACGGAGTTTTTGATGTATATACAGAGCAGATGCGCAAAGTTCGACACAGCGGCATCATCACCGGGCTTCCAGATGCATATGGGAGGGGAAGGATCATCGGTGATTATCGAAGAGTTTCCCTTTATGGTATCGATTACCTGATCAAGGAAAAACAGAGTGCCAAAGACAACTACCACTTTGATGCAATGACTGAGGAGGTCATCCGCGACCGTGAGGAACTCAGTGAGCAAATCCGCAGCCTTCTGGAGCTGAAAGAAATGGCAGCCACTTATGGCTATGATATCTCAAAACCTGCAACCAACACAAAGGAAGCTATCCAATGGTTGTACTTTGCCTTCCTCGCAGCAACCAAGGAACAGAACGGAGCTGCTATGAGCCTGGGAAGGGTCTCCACCTTCCTTGACATTTATGCAGAGGAAGATCTGGGGAGCGGCCGTTTCAGTGAATCGGAAATCCAGGAATTGGTGGATCATTTCATCATGAAGCTCCGCATCATTCGATTCCTCAGGACCCCCTCCTATGATGAGCTGTTCAGTGGCGATCCCACCTGGGTGACTGAATCCATTGGTGGTGTAGGCCACGATGGACGGCATCTGGTTACCAAGATGAGCTACCGGTTCCTCCACAGCCTTACTAATCTTGGTCCGGCCCCTGAGCCGAACCTGACTGTACTCTGGAGTGACCGTCTTCCACAGTCTTTCAAGAAGTTCTGTGCCCGTCTCTCCATAGAGACCTCCTCGATCCAGTATGAGAACGATGACCTGATGAGGAAGGATTATGGTGATGACTATGGCATTGCCTGCTGTGTCTCGGCCATGGAGTTGGGCAGGCAGATGCAATTCTTTGGTGCTCGGGTAAATCTGGCAAAGGCTTTGCTCTACGCAATCAACGGTGGAAGGGATGAGAAAAGCGGAGAACAAATTGGACCTAAACTGGCTCCGGTGGGCGATGATATTCTTGACTATGACACTGTTTTGGACCGCTATGAGGCGATGAGTAGCTGGCTTGCCAAGCTGTACATTGATACCTTGAATGTCATCCACTATATGCATGACAAGTACAGCTATGAACGTCTGGAAATGGCCCTGCATGATGCCAAGGTAATGCGTACCATGGCAGGGGGAATCGCTGGATTGAGCGTCGTTGCCGACAGCCTCTCAGCCATCAAGTATGCAAAGGTAAGACCCATCAGGGATGAGCGGGGACTGGCTGTCGATTTTGAGATTGATGGAGACTTCCCTACCTACGGAAACAATGACGAGCAAGTTGATGCAATTGCCAAGGATCTGGTAAGAGGGTTCATCACCAAAATGAGACGGCATAGGACCTACCGCAAGAGTATCCCCACCCTCTCTGTCCTTACCATCACCAGCAACGTGGTCTATGGGAAGAAGACAGGGAGTACCCCGGATGGAAGAAAGGCTGGCGAGCCGTTTGCTCCGGGTGCAAACCCGATGCATGGACGGGATAAGAAGGGGTGTGTTGCGAGCATGAAGAGTGTGGCGAAACTCTCCTATGACGATGCGCAGGATGGAATCAGTTACACCTTCTCGATCATCCCGCAGACTCTTGGAAAGGATAAACAGATGCAGGTGGCAAACCTGGTCACACTCCTTGATGGATACTTTATCGAAGAAGGACACCATATCAACGTGAATGTCATGGAGAAGGAGACTTTGCTCGATGCCATGGACCACCCAGAGAAATATCCCCAGCTAACAATCAGGGTAAGTGGATATGCAGTAAATTTCATCAAGCTCACCCGTGAACAACAACTTGATGTCATCAACCGCACCTTCCACGGAAGCCTGTAA
- the pflA gene encoding pyruvate formate-lyase-activating protein — MNVQGNIHSVESFGTLDGPGLRYVVFLQGCSLRCRYCHNPDTWNMKGGTSQSVDEVVEDILSYKNFIKDGGVTISGGEPLRQPEFALELIGRLKNEGIHTALDTAGSVPLEISKPVLDAVDMVLLDIKSLDDKLCFSLTGMGNANTLATLSYLQKIKKRVWLRHVLVPSWTLEEKKLEALAAFLTSFSCIEQVELLPYHRMGQYKWEQLHLTYSLSDVQEPTKDELSMARSIFEKQGLNVLMTSYKDEDSQTKVG; from the coding sequence ATGAACGTACAGGGAAACATTCATAGTGTTGAGAGTTTTGGGACATTGGACGGACCGGGACTCAGGTATGTCGTCTTTCTACAGGGATGCTCCCTGCGTTGTCGATACTGCCACAATCCAGACACGTGGAACATGAAAGGTGGCACTTCTCAAAGTGTTGATGAAGTGGTGGAGGACATCCTCAGCTACAAGAACTTCATCAAGGATGGAGGGGTTACCATCAGTGGTGGAGAACCACTGAGACAACCAGAGTTTGCCCTGGAACTCATAGGCCGTCTGAAGAATGAGGGAATCCACACGGCGTTGGATACAGCAGGAAGCGTTCCCTTGGAAATCTCAAAACCGGTACTGGATGCGGTGGATATGGTGTTGCTCGATATCAAGAGCCTGGATGATAAACTCTGCTTCAGCCTAACCGGTATGGGCAATGCCAATACGCTTGCAACACTCTCCTACCTGCAGAAAATCAAGAAGCGGGTCTGGCTGCGTCACGTGCTCGTACCTTCCTGGACTCTGGAAGAGAAAAAGCTGGAAGCCTTGGCTGCCTTCCTCACTTCCTTCAGCTGTATTGAACAGGTAGAGCTGCTTCCCTACCATCGGATGGGGCAATACAAATGGGAACAATTGCATCTCACTTACTCACTCTCAGATGTACAGGAACCCACCAAAGACGAATTGTCCATGGCACGTTCCATCTTCGAGAAACAAGGCCTTAATGTTCTGATGACCTCTTACAAGGATGAAGATTCACAAACAAAGGTTGGCTAA
- a CDS encoding lipocalin family protein: protein MNGNKKGRAMKRKGLLSIGGILAMLVLLASCATTGKYPPLDTVSYLDLDRYLGSWYEIARYQHRFEKNLVGAKAEYSLRDDGRIQVVNSGIKGELEGKATSVKAVAWRPDEGVPGRLKVRFFGLFTADYLVFGLDEDYQWALVGSDDRDFLWFLSRTPEVSDATLDAMKAIAVAQGYDMEKLFLVPQKER from the coding sequence ATGAACGGGAACAAGAAAGGTAGGGCGATGAAACGGAAAGGCTTGCTCTCCATTGGAGGTATTCTAGCGATGCTTGTCTTGCTTGCTTCCTGCGCTACAACAGGAAAGTATCCTCCTTTGGATACTGTCAGTTATCTCGATCTTGACCGCTATCTGGGTTCCTGGTATGAGATTGCCCGATATCAGCATCGCTTCGAGAAAAACCTGGTAGGGGCAAAAGCTGAATATTCCCTCAGGGATGATGGAAGAATACAGGTGGTCAATAGTGGGATCAAGGGAGAACTGGAGGGAAAGGCCACATCAGTCAAGGCAGTAGCATGGAGACCTGATGAGGGAGTTCCAGGCCGCTTGAAGGTGCGGTTCTTTGGTCTTTTCACTGCAGATTATCTTGTCTTTGGATTGGATGAGGATTACCAGTGGGCACTGGTTGGCAGTGATGACCGTGATTTCTTGTGGTTCCTTTCACGTACACCTGAGGTAAGTGATGCTACACTCGATGCCATGAAGGCAATCGCCGTAGCACAGGGCTATGATATGGAAAAGCTCTTCCTGGTTCCCCAGAAAGAGCGTTGA
- a CDS encoding MarR family transcriptional regulator, giving the protein MAYPQLLLSNQLCFRFYALERELMAAYRPLLNHLGLTYAQYITMLYLWEHEESTVGELCTALSLDTGTMSPLLKRLESSGMIERHRLPSDERTVMVQLTEKGRELEQKAVSVPEHIASCLLSNDKSEQGRKYQALKEMLDETLTQLKDSRNEREQER; this is encoded by the coding sequence ATGGCTTATCCACAACTGCTGCTTTCAAATCAACTCTGTTTTCGGTTCTATGCCTTGGAACGGGAACTGATGGCTGCTTACCGCCCACTACTCAATCACCTAGGCCTTACCTATGCCCAGTACATCACCATGCTCTACCTCTGGGAACATGAAGAGAGTACGGTAGGTGAACTTTGTACTGCACTCAGCCTGGATACAGGGACAATGAGTCCACTTCTGAAGAGGTTGGAGAGCTCCGGTATGATTGAAAGACACAGACTGCCGAGTGATGAGCGAACCGTGATGGTCCAACTTACTGAGAAAGGAAGGGAGCTTGAACAGAAAGCTGTTTCTGTCCCTGAGCATATTGCTTCCTGCTTGCTTTCAAACGACAAGAGTGAACAGGGAAGAAAGTATCAAGCATTGAAAGAGATGCTTGATGAGACACTCACCCAACTGAAGGATTCCCGAAATGAACGGGAACAAGAAAGGTAG
- a CDS encoding glutathione peroxidase, whose protein sequence is MATVYDFKAVKNDQGELDFSSLKGKTLLIVNTASKCGFTPQYEELEKLHQQYKDRSLVVIGFPCDQFAHQEPGNDADIKEFCSINYGVTFPLMSKVKVNGKEAHPLFAWLKKQAPGALGEMVKWNFTKFLVEKDGVTVHRYAPKDSPLAIIPKLEEVL, encoded by the coding sequence ATGGCTACAGTATACGATTTTAAAGCCGTGAAGAATGATCAGGGTGAATTGGATTTTTCCTCTCTGAAGGGGAAAACCCTGCTGATTGTGAACACCGCAAGCAAGTGTGGGTTTACCCCTCAGTATGAGGAGCTCGAGAAACTGCATCAGCAGTATAAGGACCGGTCACTGGTAGTGATTGGATTTCCTTGTGATCAATTTGCACATCAAGAGCCGGGTAATGATGCAGATATCAAGGAATTCTGTTCAATCAACTATGGGGTGACTTTTCCACTTATGAGCAAGGTGAAGGTGAATGGAAAGGAAGCTCATCCCCTCTTTGCTTGGCTGAAAAAGCAAGCTCCAGGAGCCCTTGGAGAGATGGTTAAATGGAATTTTACCAAATTTCTGGTGGAGAAGGATGGGGTAACAGTACATCGTTACGCCCCAAAAGATTCTCCTCTTGCCATTATCCCGAAGCTTGAGGAGGTGCTGTGA
- the mgrA gene encoding L-glyceraldehyde 3-phosphate reductase — MYTPKPERYDSMKYNRCGKSGLQLPAISLGLWHNFGDQTSLSNARKMLHTAFDLGITHFDLANNYGPPPGSAELNFGKLLAQDFRSHRDELVISSKAGYLMWPGPYGEWGSRKYLLSSLDASLKRMGLDYVDIFYSHRFDPDTPLEETMGALASAYKMGKCLYVGISSYSAEKTREAHAILKDMGVPLLIHQPSYSMLNRWVEESLLSTLDELGVGTICFSPLAQGMLTDKYLGEIPEDSRAARKGSSLSEQMLTKENLENIRSLNAIAQERGQSLAQMALAWCMRRKEITSVLIGASSPEQIKENVATLKNLEFSDEELKRIDSFAREGNINLWAKSSNN; from the coding sequence ATGTATACACCGAAACCAGAACGATACGATTCCATGAAATACAACCGCTGTGGAAAGAGCGGCTTGCAGTTACCCGCCATCTCCTTGGGGCTCTGGCACAACTTCGGAGACCAAACGTCCCTCTCCAATGCAAGAAAGATGCTTCATACAGCATTTGATCTTGGCATCACACACTTTGACCTAGCAAATAACTATGGACCACCTCCGGGGTCTGCTGAGCTGAATTTCGGCAAGCTTCTTGCCCAGGATTTTCGCTCTCACCGTGACGAACTCGTCATTTCCAGTAAGGCAGGGTATTTGATGTGGCCCGGCCCTTACGGCGAGTGGGGGAGCAGGAAATACCTTCTCAGCAGCCTTGACGCTTCCTTGAAGAGAATGGGATTGGACTATGTCGATATCTTTTACAGTCACCGTTTCGATCCAGACACCCCACTTGAGGAGACCATGGGAGCTCTTGCCTCCGCATATAAGATGGGCAAGTGCCTGTATGTGGGGATTTCTTCCTATTCGGCAGAGAAGACGAGAGAGGCACATGCAATCCTGAAGGATATGGGAGTTCCGCTCTTGATTCACCAACCATCCTATTCAATGCTGAACCGTTGGGTGGAAGAATCATTGCTTTCCACGTTGGATGAGTTGGGAGTAGGAACCATCTGTTTCTCTCCACTTGCTCAAGGCATGCTAACCGACAAGTATCTGGGAGAAATTCCTGAGGATAGCAGAGCGGCAAGAAAGGGTAGTTCTCTTAGTGAGCAAATGCTTACCAAGGAAAACCTTGAGAATATCAGGTCACTGAATGCAATCGCGCAGGAACGTGGACAGAGTCTTGCCCAAATGGCGCTTGCCTGGTGTATGAGACGTAAAGAGATCACCAGTGTGCTTATTGGTGCCAGTTCGCCTGAACAGATTAAGGAAAATGTCGCAACCCTTAAGAACCTGGAGTTCAGTGATGAGGAACTTAAACGGATTGATTCCTTTGCAAGAGAAGGAAATATAAACCTCTGGGCTAAGTCAAGCAATAATTGA
- a CDS encoding tryptophan-rich sensory protein, with amino-acid sequence MSKQKKGLAFLVAFTYLAMITVNAMANILPIGGMGTGEISDSYPNLFAPAGITFSIWGVIYLLLALHTFYQFKKGDESIQIIFSVSSIVNIAWLFSWHYQKIGLSLLLMLILLVSLIRINDLIDHTSLDRYSFWALSVPFSVYLGWITVATIANATTFLVSIGWSGWGISEMTWTATILVVGILIALSWAFRRRDPAYLLTLIWAYTGILIKHTSKEGFSGEYPLILTVTAIAIAAFAISFGVFLLRKRRPVV; translated from the coding sequence ATGAGTAAACAGAAAAAAGGATTGGCATTTCTTGTTGCATTCACTTATTTGGCAATGATTACGGTAAATGCAATGGCGAACATCCTTCCCATCGGTGGCATGGGCACCGGTGAGATTTCGGATTCCTATCCCAATCTGTTTGCACCAGCTGGAATTACATTCTCCATTTGGGGAGTCATCTATTTGCTGCTTGCCTTGCACACGTTCTACCAGTTCAAAAAGGGTGATGAGAGCATTCAAATTATTTTCTCGGTCTCAAGTATAGTCAACATTGCATGGCTTTTCTCTTGGCACTATCAGAAGATTGGTCTCTCACTGCTCTTGATGTTGATACTTCTTGTAAGTCTGATCCGGATTAATGACTTGATAGACCATACATCCTTGGATAGATACTCCTTTTGGGCTCTCTCGGTTCCTTTCTCTGTATACCTTGGTTGGATTACCGTAGCCACTATTGCAAACGCCACAACGTTCCTCGTCTCTATTGGTTGGTCTGGATGGGGGATCAGCGAGATGACATGGACAGCAACAATCCTCGTGGTAGGCATATTGATTGCTCTCTCTTGGGCCTTCCGCCGTCGTGATCCAGCATACCTGCTTACCTTGATCTGGGCATACACCGGTATCTTGATCAAGCACACATCCAAGGAAGGATTCAGTGGTGAATACCCCTTGATCCTGACGGTTACAGCAATTGCAATTGCTGCTTTTGCCATCTCTTTCGGGGTATTTCTCCTTCGAAAGAGGCGACCTGTGGTATGA
- a CDS encoding 4Fe-4S binding protein: MKQSREVRALQVVLALYILFSLVLASLNQGGSFEVAERVAPWWHFYENQFKTFLIIVCGMLTYRIAKRKGRAGMRLRNFIGFTLSALMIHILLPLFTGNPELYFFAMPLPWTTIPLQAGISSSSFVQSHQSTLGLDGIGWAITFFWVYSVLIGISTVLFGRRLHCSHLCLFNGFAAEVFDPAIPLLTKVHHPLRKGTLKHLRSIRIVYLLMALFFTVFWLIVPSHAFSSTTMQTMRMIELFWYLLANLILAMAFWVVSIGRLYCHLCPLGTVLAALARLGRMRIDSGKTHCIGCGSCDKACPLSISIKEHAMHNESITSTQCVGCGHCVDTCPTGTLTYTTAFLDLFRNKS; encoded by the coding sequence ATGAAGCAGTCCAGGGAAGTCAGGGCTCTTCAGGTAGTGTTGGCCCTCTATATTCTGTTCTCTTTGGTACTCGCCTCACTAAACCAGGGGGGATCTTTCGAGGTAGCAGAACGGGTCGCTCCCTGGTGGCATTTCTATGAGAACCAGTTCAAGACATTTCTCATAATAGTATGCGGCATGCTCACCTATCGTATTGCCAAACGAAAAGGGAGAGCGGGTATGCGGCTCAGAAATTTCATCGGCTTCACCCTCAGTGCCCTCATGATCCATATACTCCTGCCCTTGTTCACCGGCAATCCTGAACTCTATTTCTTTGCAATGCCCCTCCCCTGGACAACCATCCCGTTGCAGGCAGGTATTTCGAGCTCATCTTTTGTCCAGAGCCACCAATCTACCCTGGGCTTGGATGGGATTGGGTGGGCGATTACCTTCTTCTGGGTCTACAGTGTGCTTATAGGTATAAGCACAGTCCTCTTTGGCAGACGGCTCCATTGTTCCCATCTCTGTCTGTTCAACGGCTTCGCTGCCGAGGTATTTGACCCTGCCATTCCGCTCTTGACCAAGGTCCACCATCCACTCAGAAAGGGTACACTCAAACACCTTCGTTCAATCAGGATTGTGTATCTCCTTATGGCTCTTTTCTTTACTGTATTCTGGTTGATTGTTCCCTCCCATGCGTTTTCCAGTACAACGATGCAAACTATGAGAATGATTGAGCTTTTCTGGTATCTATTGGCAAATCTGATACTGGCAATGGCCTTCTGGGTTGTTTCCATTGGACGATTATATTGCCATCTGTGCCCATTGGGAACAGTACTCGCGGCCCTTGCTCGCCTGGGCCGAATGCGTATAGACTCAGGGAAGACACATTGCATTGGTTGCGGTTCATGTGACAAAGCCTGCCCATTATCGATTTCAATCAAGGAACATGCCATGCACAATGAGTCTATTACCAGCACCCAGTGTGTAGGCTGTGGTCACTGTGTGGACACCTGTCCCACTGGTACCTTGACATATACTACGGCATTTCTGGATCTCTTTAGGAATAAATCCTAA
- a CDS encoding bifunctional diguanylate cyclase/phosphodiesterase — MEKSFPERKRIMRKRSIIIPVFISLCFFLVTGIWAISTIQNFYYEERLEEVRVLASGYAETLSIAMNAQSLLEQHLDNTLGVAGAAISNYNGTFDTNILSKMAKDLNVDRIFIYDEALVLSYASDGLHIGWVPEEGHPVRQFFESSRTQYIEDIRKETGSGIPYKFGYYRDDHNGIIQVAVEAEKIYELNARFDSQHLLNQFSQFNNRIAIAYLDEQHIIVSSTIPSAPGTYLDFALYKIPSQAGSFGRITAEEGNFMVLNVPINQYDESQGTLLLFYGLGETEKLILTVSMVIISTIFLVFMLESWVLWGIYKKNQNYQFIAYHDELTGLPNHRYFNEFVSESHATEWTCVMLNPRNFKTINILYGYTYGNKVLIHIAEVLSELQHRHTNLQAFRISDDRFVILMQSHTLEKQLEALISSLHHLSTQYQDVNSLDFSIGTASTKTAGHDPSLLIKQASIALQTTAEETFIQHYNNSMEESLLRRDIIEQELKRAIMGEEEILSLAFQPIVEARNTYTHGFEALARMESHKLGKVSPMEFITLAEQRNLMVPLGDKIIDLATDFLQTIQERFEESINVAINVSTLQIIEENFSSKIQELAEKKHIDLTKIELELTESLFSQDLNLIARRLKELRQLGVRISIDDFGTGFSSLSRLGSLEIDILKLDRLFVMALGEPSERGLVSDIISMAHHLGKKVVAEGVETAEQERFLEQAQCDLLQGYLFSKPLSPSEAIRHLEQEKAQNA, encoded by the coding sequence ATGGAAAAATCATTTCCAGAACGAAAAAGGATCATGCGCAAGCGTTCTATCATCATTCCTGTGTTCATCAGTCTATGTTTTTTCCTTGTCACGGGTATATGGGCTATTTCTACTATTCAGAATTTCTATTATGAAGAGAGGCTGGAAGAGGTCCGAGTATTGGCAAGCGGTTATGCAGAAACACTTTCCATCGCAATGAATGCCCAAAGTCTACTCGAACAACACCTTGATAACACACTGGGTGTAGCTGGTGCGGCAATCAGCAACTATAATGGAACATTTGACACTAATATTCTCTCAAAGATGGCAAAAGACCTGAATGTTGATCGCATATTTATCTATGATGAGGCATTAGTATTATCATATGCCAGTGATGGCCTCCACATTGGCTGGGTCCCCGAGGAAGGACACCCAGTCCGTCAATTTTTTGAAAGTAGTAGAACACAATACATAGAAGATATCCGAAAAGAAACTGGATCAGGTATTCCATACAAGTTTGGATATTATCGTGATGACCATAATGGAATCATTCAAGTTGCGGTAGAAGCAGAAAAGATTTATGAGCTGAATGCGCGTTTTGATTCACAACATTTGCTTAATCAATTTAGTCAGTTCAACAACAGGATAGCTATCGCATATCTTGATGAGCAACATATCATCGTATCTTCCACTATTCCAAGTGCTCCGGGAACATACCTCGATTTTGCGCTGTACAAAATACCATCGCAAGCAGGCTCATTCGGAAGAATTACCGCCGAAGAAGGTAATTTCATGGTGTTGAATGTACCTATCAACCAATATGACGAATCACAAGGAACTTTGTTGCTCTTTTATGGATTGGGCGAAACGGAGAAACTGATTTTAACGGTGTCAATGGTCATTATTTCCACGATCTTTCTGGTTTTCATGTTGGAAAGTTGGGTACTCTGGGGAATATATAAGAAGAATCAGAATTATCAGTTCATTGCCTACCATGACGAATTGACAGGACTTCCTAATCATAGGTATTTCAATGAGTTTGTAAGTGAGTCTCACGCCACTGAATGGACTTGTGTTATGCTCAACCCAAGGAACTTCAAGACAATAAACATTCTGTATGGATATACCTACGGTAACAAGGTATTGATCCATATAGCAGAAGTGCTCTCAGAGCTTCAGCATAGGCACACAAATCTTCAGGCGTTCCGTATTTCTGATGATCGTTTCGTCATTCTGATGCAATCACATACACTTGAGAAACAGCTTGAGGCATTAATTAGTTCATTGCATCATCTTTCCACTCAATACCAGGATGTCAACTCCTTGGATTTCTCCATTGGAACAGCTAGCACAAAGACCGCTGGACACGACCCTTCCTTGCTCATAAAACAAGCATCCATAGCGTTACAGACAACTGCAGAAGAGACATTCATCCAACACTATAACAACAGCATGGAGGAATCACTCCTACGAAGAGATATCATTGAACAGGAGCTTAAGCGAGCCATCATGGGTGAAGAAGAAATACTTTCACTTGCTTTTCAGCCAATCGTTGAGGCGAGGAACACATACACACATGGTTTCGAGGCACTTGCGAGAATGGAAAGTCATAAACTGGGCAAGGTCTCACCTATGGAATTCATTACCTTGGCAGAACAGAGAAACCTCATGGTCCCCCTCGGGGACAAGATTATTGACCTTGCCACAGATTTCCTCCAGACAATCCAGGAACGATTTGAGGAGAGCATCAATGTGGCTATAAACGTTTCTACACTGCAGATAATTGAAGAGAATTTCTCGAGCAAAATCCAGGAACTGGCAGAGAAAAAACACATCGATCTTACCAAAATCGAGTTGGAACTCACAGAATCACTCTTCTCCCAGGACCTTAACCTTATTGCCAGACGGCTGAAAGAATTACGCCAGCTTGGTGTTCGCATTTCCATCGACGACTTTGGAACCGGATTCTCCTCTCTCTCAAGATTGGGGTCACTGGAAATCGACATACTGAAATTGGATAGGCTATTTGTTATGGCTCTCGGAGAACCATCAGAACGTGGTCTTGTCTCAGATATAATATCCATGGCTCATCATCTTGGGAAAAAGGTCGTAGCAGAAGGAGTGGAAACAGCAGAACAGGAACGGTTTCTTGAGCAAGCGCAATGCGACTTGCTCCAAGGCTATCTTTTTAGCAAACCTCTCTCACCTTCTGAAGCAATACGCCATCTGGAGCAGGAGAAGGCCCAGAATGCGTAG